The following are encoded together in the Lathyrus oleraceus cultivar Zhongwan6 chromosome 3, CAAS_Psat_ZW6_1.0, whole genome shotgun sequence genome:
- the LOC127130390 gene encoding uncharacterized protein LOC127130390, which yields MGQIAQQLASSSQTQGALPSATVTNPREHNNVSVVTTRRGKSHEVLEEIAEDEDQLIEVDLEIKETEAVREELVALKQVVKEKVTEPKSIIKLPFPTRNKKKGQHEKNFEKFLELFKKLEINIPLLEVHEQMPTYAKFMKDIISKRCTIDANPIILTETCSAILQGMKIPMKKKDRGAVTIPCTIGDRSFKKDFIDLAASVILMSLSIYKKLGIWVVQDTRTTLQFADHSVKKPYGIVEDVLVKIYKFVFPVDFVILEMPEDEEIPLILGRPFLETGKCLINIEEGIMTLKVYVEEFKIDVRNTMKYKDDICTSHTIEVLDQVITYDSPLSAP from the coding sequence ATGGGTCAAATAGCACAACAATTAGCCTCGAGTTCTCAAACACAAGGTGCTCTACCTAGTGCAACTGTGACAAATcctagagagcataataatgtAAGTGTTGTGACAACAAGAAGAGGTAAATCTCATGAAGTCCTTGAGGAAATAGCTGAAGACGAAGATCAATTGATCGAAGTGGATCTTGAGATCAAAGAAACTGAAGCTGTTAGGGAAGAATTGGTTGCACTAAAACAAGTGGTGAAAGAAAAAGTCACTGAACCTAAGTCGATCATTAAGCTTCCCTTTCCCACCAGAAACAAGAAAAAGGGGcaacatgagaaaaactttgagaagttcctagagttgttcaagaagctAGAAATCAACATTCCGCTTTTAGAAGTACATGAACAAATGCCTACctatgccaagttcatgaaggatatcATTTCTAAGAGGTGTACCATTGACGCCAACCCGATTATTCTaaccgaaacttgtagtgctattttgcagggtatgaagatccCAATGAAGAAGAAAGATCGAGGAGCTGTCACTATTCCTTGCACCATCGGAGATAGGTCATTCAAAAAGGATTTTATTGATCTAGCAGCCAGTGTGATTCTCATGTcgttatccatttacaagaagcTGGGTATATGGGTTGTACAAGATACCAGGACGACACTCCAATTCGCTGATCATTCGGTTAAGAAACCTTATGGTATTGTTGAAGATGTTCTAGTGAAAATTTACAAGTTTGTATTCCCGGTAGATTTCGTGATTCTAGAAATGCCTGAAGATGAAGAGATTCCTCTCATTCTTGGGAGACCCTTTTTAGAGACGGGAAAATGCTTGATCAACATAGAAGAAGGTATTATGACTTTGAAGGTTTATGTTGAAGAATTCAAAATTGATGTTCGGAACACCatgaaatacaaagatgatatttGCACCAGTCATACTATAGAGGTTCTGGATCAAGTGATTACGTATGATAGTCCTTTGAGTGCACCGTAG